The Candidatus Neptunochlamydia vexilliferae DNA segment TTTGGGTGCTCATGCTGGCTCGCCTTGGTTATATTGGATACGAAACCAACCATTTATGCATATTTAAAAATTTAAGTCACGACTTTGCAGGGATCCTGTAGTGATGTATGAGATGTGATCCCCCGAATAACATTTGTAAAGCCCCGCTCCCTTAGAAAAATACTCATATCGAGTGTTTGATCATTTTTACAAGCCCATCTAAGCTCCAGTAACAGTGCACCCCAGTCGCTTTGGGTTACCTCATTTCCTAAAGCGCTTTCATAGCCATCCACTCCGACACTTTCAATAGCTTCCATAATTTCCCCTTCTTAAGATTTTTGATAAAGCAACTTTAGCATAGGAATTATGTTTAAATCAATTAAAATAAGTGGTTTATATTAATTAAAAAATAGAAATAGCACCTAGCCAACCCCTCTCAATTGATTTGAGTTCTTTAACTTTGTGTAAACTTTTCATTTTTCTTGATTGATTACTCCTTTTAGGAGTAGCATGATTTCTATATTGCATCTAAGTATTTGATGATCAGTGCAGTATCGAAATTTTTAATTGAATTATTCTAGAAACGGAGTTTGACCATGAGAAATATAAAATTTGCAATCACTTCAGCTTTTTTGTTGCTATGCTGCTTTTCAGCTTTTGCTGCTGTCCCATCTACAAGTCTAGTACCCTTAGTTCCTGTAAATGAAAAAACACCCAGCTTGCCTCGCTGGAAGGAATCTCGTCTGGATGATCCCCAAGAAAGCCCCATGAGTTTTTCAGCAACTCTTTTGATGCTAAAGGCTAAAGAGGGACAGTCTCTTTTGGGAAACCATTATAACCCTGGATTTAGATTAGGAACAGGATCTAGCATAGGAAATTGGATCATGGGCTTTAGTTTCACCCACTATGAGTCTTCAGACCCCATCCAGGACGCCCTTAAAGTTAATTTTGCGCTCAACGATTATGAACTTGCTTTTACTCGCCCTTACACTGTTGAAAAAACAGTTAGACTAGAGCCTTTTTTAGGAGCTGAGTATGCAAGAACAAGGAGAAATTTTCTTTGGAACCAGTCTACAGTATATAACTGTAAATTTGATGGCACTGGACCTCAAATTGGCCTACGAGCCTTTAAGGAACTCGTAAAGGGGATTAGCCTTAAGGGAAGTTTAACTCAGTCGGCTCTTTGGGGGCGCACGAATTGGGGATCGCATAAAAAAAGGAAACTAGCTCCTATCACTAAACTAAGCCTTGGAGTCGAGTGGGGGCTAAAAAGAGCTCAAGGTCAACGCATTTACTTAGCTGCTGGTTATGAAGGCCAGTACTGGATTAACGAGCTTGCTTCAGGTGACTTCTCAAAAAACCTTGGTTTGCAAGGTTTTACCGCTCAAGCAAAAGTAGATTTTTGACCTTAAAATAGAATGAAGAAACAGTCGAATTTATTAAAATACATGTCCTTAGCAGCACTACTTTTTTCCTCTTGTTCTCACATTCAGGTAAAGGAGCATCACATCTCCTTTGAAGAGAAGTTAGAGTTTAATCAAAAAGAGGGAAAATGGGTCAAGTGCCAGGCAGCGCGAGAAAAGGTCACCTTCTAATAATTATTTGAGGGGGAACTTATGGAAAACAAAACCATTATACAAGCTACAACGGGAGCTTTAGTTGGAGGGGCCGTTGGCTTTGCAGGAGCTATTGCTATGAATGTTATCATAGCAATTCAGCTAATCGCTCTATCATTGATCCTTCCTCCGGTACTGGCTTTTTCAAAACTAGCAGGAAAGCGCTCTGCTGTTGCTGCGGCCATGCCAGATGTGTCAGGACTTGTCGTGATTGTAAAAATTTCTTATCTTGCATTTCCTATCTTAGGTGCTTCTTTTGGGGCTGCTATAGGAGTGGGAATTGGTAAAGGTGTAAATTGGTTATTCCCAACAGAGGCAAGTCAAATTAAGCAAGAAAAGCCTCATTCTTAGGAATTAGCCCTTCCTTGACTTCATCGTCCGTTCTACATGAAGTTTTGAGATGAATTTAAGTGCACTTAAATCTTGGTTCCTCCAAAAAATCAGTCAACGGGTTATCTCCCAATAAATTCTCCTGATATCAATTTCCGATTATACTATCCAAAAAAAAATTTGAAATGCCGCAATTTAAAATTGAGTTAGCTTAAGGAGATTCAAATCTTGCCGTTTTTAGAGATTCGAGGATATGACCTCATTTTGGAGACTTGAGAGTATAGGGTCTTTAAAAAAAACTTCTCTAATTTTATAAAAATAAAATTTATTAATAAAAAATGATTTATCTTACAATTAATTATCCTGTTTTTTATAATAATACAAGATTTAAAACCCCTAGAAAGGAGAAGACTATGGGAGCAGTTTCTGATGCAGATGGAATGTGTATTCTTTATACAGAAGAGGAGTGGCATTCCTATAGCGATATAGACTTTAAACCAGTTGAAGGTGCTTTAAGAAGCCCAGAAGCAGTACACGCAATAATAAATATTATGCGCGAAGAAATTAATGGGTTGCAAGCACTTAATGCTGAAATGCAAAAGACTATCGGAAAAATAAATCGTCTTAATTGTGGTCTAGTGCTTGCTTTTACTTGCGAAACAACCCCGCGAATGAAAAGAGTTCAGGAATCGATGCAAAAACGCATTGCTTTTCTAAAAAACGATGCTCCAGAAGGAGATCTTAAGAACCAAGCGATTAAAACAGCAGAGCAAGGAATTCAACTGCTTAATGCAAACCTAAAACTCTTAAACCAATATCAGCAAGCTGCGCAGTCGCATGGAGCATATATACTCTCTTAAACATTGAAATTATCGTGCCTTGGGCTCTCCGAGGCACTGCTACGATCTCCGAAGCCAGTTGATGTAGGTGGAGTAAAAGTGAGAGAATTTATCCCGCATAATTAGAGAACAATGTCATTCTATGATACAAAAAATATCCAAAGAAAGTGAATGAAGTTATTGATGAGAAAGATTACCTAAAGGAAATAGAACAAGCCCTTAAATGCCCTTGTTCATAGGACGATGGACTGAAAACCTTTTAGCTTCAATTCCCGCCATTTAATAATCCTCAAGACTTTTACCCTCTTTTTCGCCTTATATAAAAGATTGGCATGGGTTCCTAGACCATTACTAACCTAGCTAGAAGAGCATAGTTCTTTTGGAACCACAGTCAGTTCTCGATTGCTAACATATAAAAGCGAATGAACCTGAGTCTTTTCGAAAAATTCATCTTGACGATTGCTAAATTTCCTGTAAATTGAAAAAAAGGCAATAAGTGTACAGAGTCATTTTAAAAATATTCCTTGCTTTTAGCATGCTCGCGGCGATTTTTAGCTCATGCACTCGATATTATCATATTGAGGCAAATACATTTGTTGATTCCAAAACAATTCCCAATGGATTTCATCCAGGCAGTTCCTTTGCTATCCATCCCTTTGAAAAGGAACAGACATTCCTTGAAAAAGAGGTCTCTCAAAAAATAGAACAAATCCTCGTAGATAAAGGGTACCATGTGGTTCCTCCTAACAAGGCAGACTATTACCTAACTTTTTCAATTTCAATGACAAGTTCCACACACATAGTTCAGGTTCCCGAATATGTACCCGGAAAAACCAAGACAAAAAAAGGGTCTTATGGGGGCATTGAGTATGAAGAAGAAATAACAGAAGACGGAGATGTGATCTATGTTCCAGAAGAGCAAACGCTCTATCATGGAGAGCTTATCGTGATTGCCTATGATCCTATACTTTACAAACACTCAAAAGAAGATAGCAAGATTTGGGAAGGGACAGCTATCAATTCTGATGAAAATAAAGACTTAAGGCAAGTTGTTGATTACCTTCTGGTTTCGCTATTTGAATACTTCGGAAAAGGTACTAAACGGAGTATAGAAGTTGAAATACAGGAAAATAGTGAAGAAGTAAAAAAACTCAGAGACCAGATGGTGGGCCTTTTGCGAT contains these protein-coding regions:
- a CDS encoding Lpg1974 family pore-forming outer membrane protein, with translation MSFSATLLMLKAKEGQSLLGNHYNPGFRLGTGSSIGNWIMGFSFTHYESSDPIQDALKVNFALNDYELAFTRPYTVEKTVRLEPFLGAEYARTRRNFLWNQSTVYNCKFDGTGPQIGLRAFKELVKGISLKGSLTQSALWGRTNWGSHKKRKLAPITKLSLGVEWGLKRAQGQRIYLAAGYEGQYWINELASGDFSKNLGLQGFTAQAKVDF